A section of the Budorcas taxicolor isolate Tak-1 chromosome 17, Takin1.1, whole genome shotgun sequence genome encodes:
- the CMKLR1 gene encoding chemerin-like receptor 1: MEAEDYNASYEDYPDDLDPIVVLEELSPLEGRVVRIFLVVVYSIICLLGILGNGLVIVITTCKMKRTVNTVWFLNLAVADFLFNIFLPIHIAYAALDYHWVFGTAMCKISNFLLIHNMFTSVFLLTVISFDRCVSVLLPVWSQNHRSVRLAYTACLVIWVLAFFLSSPSLVFRDTAHLHGKISCFNNFSLSATGSSPWPAHPQVDPVGSSRHMVVTVTRFLCGFLVPGLITTACYFTIVYKLQRSRLAKTKKPFKIILTIIVTFFLCWCPYHAFYLLELRRGSVPPSVFSLGVPLATAIAIANSCMNPILYVFMGQDFKKFRVALFSRLVNALSEDTGHSSYPSHRSFTKMSSVNERETGML, from the coding sequence ATGGAGGCTGAGGATTACAACGCCTCCTACGAGGACTACCCCGACGACTTGGACCCCATCGTGGTTCTGGAGGAGCTGTCTCCCCTGGAAGGCAGAGTGGTCAGGATCTTCCTGGTGGTGGTCTACAGCATCATCTGCCTCCTTGGGATCCTGGGCAACGGCTTGGTGATCGTCATCACCACCTGCAAGATGAAGAGGACGGTGAACACCGTCTGGTTCCTCAACCTGGCCGTGGCCGACTTCCTGTTCaacatcttcctccccatccacATCGCCTACGCCGCCCTGGACTACCACTGGGTGTTCGGGACGGCCATGTGCAAGATCAGCAACTTCCTGCTCATCCACAACATGTTCACCAGCGTCTTCCTGCTGACCGTCATCAGCTTCGACCGCTGCGTCTCCGTGCTCCTCCCGGTCTGGTCCCAGAACCACCGCAGTGTCCGGCTCGCTTACACGGCCTGCCTGGTCATCTGGGTCCTGGCTTTTTTCTTGAGTTCCCCGTCCCTCGTCTTCCGGGACACGGCCCACCTGCACGGGAAGATATCCTGCTTTAACAACTTCAGCCTGTCGGCCACCGGCTCTTCGCCGTGGCCGGCTCACCCCCAGGTGGACCCGGTGGGCTCCAGCCGGCACATGGTGGTGACCGTCACCCGCTTCCTCTGCGGCTTCCTGGTGCCGGGCCTCATCACCACCGCCTGCTACTTCACCATCGTCTACAAGCTACAGCGCAGCCGCCTGGCCAAGACCAAGAAGCCCTTCAAGATCATCCTGACCATCATCGTCACCTTCTTCCTCTGCTGGTGCCCCTACCACGCCTTCTACCTCCTGGAGCTCCGTCGTGGCTCCGTGCCTCCCTCCGTCTTCAGCCTGGGCGTGCCCCTGGCCACCGCCATCGCCATCGCCAACAGCTGCATGAACCCCATCCTGTACGTCTTCATGGGTCAGGACTTCAAGAAGTTCAGGGTGGCCCTCTTCTCCCGTCTGGTCAATGCCCTGAGTGAGGACACAGGGCATTCCTCCTACCCCAGCCACAGGAGCTTTACCAAGATGTCATCCGTGAACGAGAGGGAGACTGGCATGCTCTGA